In Nicotiana tabacum cultivar K326 chromosome 19, ASM71507v2, whole genome shotgun sequence, one DNA window encodes the following:
- the LOC142173789 gene encoding uncharacterized protein LOC142173789 — MGEIPFSLVYGSEALIPVEIGEPNTRFTLATKESNDEELRTNLDLLEQRREATLIQMAAQKQIIKRHYNRKAHLRYFKIGDFVLKKVFQSTKTTGAGKLNPNWEGPYKVRGITGKGAYELETMDGKVLPSSWNAVNLKKYYFWAKFITQSGIVQL; from the coding sequence ATGGGAGAAATTCCATTTTCGCTTGTGTACGGTTCAGAAGCTTTAATCCCAGTTGAAATAGGAGAACCAAACACGAGATTCACATTGGCAACGAAAGAATCGAACGATGAGGAGTTAAGAACAAACTTGGACTTACTAGAACAAAGAAGAGAAGCAACTCTAATAcaaatggcagcacaaaagcaaatCATAAAACGACACTACAACAGAAAGGCTCACCTTAGgtacttcaaaattggggacttcgttcttaaaaaggtttttcaatcaaCAAAAACAACCGGAGCAGGAAAGTTaaatccaaattgggaaggaccctataaaGTTCGAGGTATTACTGGAAAAGGTGCCTACGAGTTAGAAACCATGGATGGCAAGGTTTTACCTTCGAGTTGGAATGCTGTTAATTTAAAGAAATACTATTTCTGGGCAAAATTTATCACACAGTCAGGTATCGTTCAATTATGA